Genomic DNA from Salvia miltiorrhiza cultivar Shanhuang (shh) chromosome 1, IMPLAD_Smil_shh, whole genome shotgun sequence:
AATTTACTAGATCAAATCATCACATCGAATATTCGTGAATCAATGTGGGAATCAAATTCAAGTAGCAAATGAAAAAGATATGAAAATACTTATTCGAATTATGcaattatttttgtgaatatGAATTGAATTCGATGATATTTACTTCAATTCGATTAGTTTACATCCCTACTCTCAAGTGGTGTAGAGCCAACTttatattttatagtatttGGTACTAAGTTTAATCCAAGATTTAGTATTTTAACATTTCAATGGTATTGCTTTTGGTTATTGATGCTATTCTATTATTTTGCTCGACCTCTTTGAGTTGGgtgtatttatattatttaaggTTTTCTTCATTTTAGGGTAATGGTATTAGAGACTTGACCAggataaaatatgtatatattattcCATTTTATTCTATTAGCCTTGTTCTCGTTGGAGTACCAATGTCCGTAGAAAGTAGTTTTTGTTCCTTTCTTTTACGACCAAAACTACATCAACTCATATGTTTCCCAAACGGTCCAACAGAACCTTAAAGAAACTACCAATGCTGAGTTTTGGAATCAAAGAGAAGATTATGTGTGAATAGAATTGGTAGGGAACAAGTCATCACCCTTCGAAATTTGATTTAGCAGTGATAAATCAGGTGCTGCTGCAGTTAATTATGAATGGCTTTATGTAATTAATGAATTCTGAAGTCTTgattcccaacttaagatcaaTCTCACCACCTCCCAACCAGAAGAAATCTGGATTTAGCTTCACAATTGCTTCATCCAAAATTACCTGGGACAGATATTTCATCCAGTTATTACAGTAGAGAGGTAAATATCGAGTGAATTTGCCACCCATTCTAGGATAACATAAGCTGGACTACCGTATTAACAATACAACAACAATGTAGGAACTCCTCAATCCTCTAGATTCAAATTCATACTTAATTAGGAAAATCAGAAAACATGCATGTTTGAGCctagaaaacaagaaaaagaaaacaggcATGTTCAATAATCAATCAGATATCAGCAGAGTTATCATGTATCTGCTTTCTGCAGTACAACATGTAAGCATCAGGCTTTAAACATATTAGTGAGATACGCTCGGAGTCGGGATGGTTGAAGGAATGCATCACTACCTTAACAAGGGGATGCACATAATCTGATTTTACTTCCCTTGAATTTCCTTAGTACTcatttaatgtatttttataaAACTTGTTATAcaataaagagagaaaatttggtgttttaaccagggggcttagctcaCCTGGCCACAGGGTCCTCACTTTAGTGATGAGACTCGGGTTCGATCCCCAttgggagcgaatttggtgtttggagagataaggtgggctTGGTGATTTCTTGGAGTGTTTGGGGTACTAACTGTTAACTTCTAACATTACtttgtccgatcaaaaaaaaaaaaaacaataaagagagaaaattcTCAAGCATGAGAATTGCAGTTTGAATGAACCGATAAGCAAGAGACAAGTTCAGCCATGAACTACTGCTATCGTAATGACAAATGTAGAGGAAAGTTAACAGCAGATAGGAAAAGAACTATACCACATTTTCCACACGCAGCTGGACATCACAGTGCaaacataaatttgaatgaTCTCAAAAGCTCTAGTTGTAAATGGTAAGCTCAAGTTGTAGGATTGGTAATGATAGGCTTTGTTTTTTAGGACAGTGGCTAAACACAAGCTGGTATCATGAATTGTAACACATAATTTGTTGGGGCATCACTTAATCACAGCCACTCCAGATCCAGATATTCCAATTTTGCAATTTCGCATCAGATCTAAAATAGAAAAGGCATGGCTCCCATGGGCGCTCCCATCCGTAATCAGACACTAGTGAGATATGCAACCAAATAACAAAATTCACATCCCTACTTGCTTAACCACATAAAACAGCTCAGAAAGACAGTATATTTTGTGGAAGTAACTGATCTGTGACTTTCTAGGTCACCTTTTATGAGCtataaattaatttcttttttccaaAAGGTTGTTGCAAGATGCATTCTACTGCAGCATATGAGGTGCCACAATAGCAAAAGTTAGGACAGATAACCGAAAGAGATGTAATGCAGACACTACTACTGTTATTTTCGCATGCTACATAAAATTGAATTGCTTAAAGAAGAGGCTAGATGATTCTTACCGGTATATCAGTTTTCATGCCAATACAGGTTACGCCATTGTGTTCATAACCAGTCAACTTCATTGATGTTTCTTCCGGTGCAAGCCGCACTGCAGCACTTGATCTGGTCAGTAACATTAACTTCACAAAGCATAGTGGGCAATAGTAATGTGTTTTTTAAGATAGAAATATGCAATGGTTTGGGGGGAAGGGGTTTGAAATATTAATTGGTAAAGAGTAATGCAAGAGAAAACATCTAAAACAGCACGTGTAATAGCATATTCCTAGGCAAGTTAAAGATGGTAATGCATCTTGAGGACCTCTCAGTATATTTATACTACGAATTGCATGATTTGGCATCCCATCTATTACTCATGAATTGCATAACTTGAGCTCCATCTGCAAATGCCTTTTGTCAATTACTCATTTTTCTTCAATCTCTAATCAGAAATACACACCTCGTGTAAATTTACAGTTATCTGCTTGGTGATAACAAGTTCACAATATAAAGGGAACACAGTTGCCAACAATCTAATACAAGCTTCAAGTCTCTAGCTTATGTAAGAAATATAGTTTTAGTTAGGCTGTCAAACTTCCCACTGATAACACTCAACCCAACTGCTCCTGCATTTTATCTGCCATACTCTCGATCTTAATTCAgatgttttcctttttatggATTCAATATGTAACTGATCCAATCTCTTATGCTCCTTTGCCAGATTATCAAATCGGATTTCTTCCGCCATAGCCGAGGGGCTTGCTCTGTATACCAATTGTTACAACACCCCTGGTAGAACTCATCCCTAAAAGCCAACTTGTAGCCCAAGGTGTTATAAACCACACCTCAACCCATACTTAAAGCAATGTGGGATGCATCTGGATCATAACAAACCAATACATGACTAGAGATTTTGAGGCCCATTTGGGGCAGTGATCAAAaggaaaaatacaaaattacttTGAAGGAAAAACATGTAGTACCATTAGAATTTATTTCCAGACaaacaaatatttatttcaGATCTTTATATGTGAATGTGAAGTTGGCAATATTATAGCATCAAGATGTCAACTATCATGAAGACATAAACGGAGGTCGAAATGAAGTTCAAATTAGCTCAAGATAATCTACAAACGAAGTTGGACCTATCCAAAAATAAGATAGCTGTCAAGGATCAGTAACTTTTAATCCTATAACAGATGAACAAGAAAATGAATCCAAATCCGTAATAGAAAAAGCTCTGGCTTATTCTTTTAAGACTACCTATAGATTGTTCATAGCATAAGCAATTTTATGGTCAAGGTTCACTGAAAGATAGATGGCAAGTAGAACTAAAAGATAAATACACCATGTCATAAATTTATGACTTGTACTGTACAAGTCATAAACTTACATGGTGCATTTGGTTATTCACATTAAACGCAATACTTTCATCAGTAGGAGTAAACACATAtactattactccctctgtcccattcgAAATGTTCCACTTTCCAATTTGCGCCGTCCCATTTGAAACGTCCCATTCCATTTTAAGGCACCCAacacataacaaaacataactcataAATTACACCAATATGCCATGAAAAAGCTactctctacactctctctcttaCTTGGTTTGACAGAAATACCCCCAAAAAGTTTCTTTCTCTTTCCAACTTTATTATAAACAACTCACTTTATACCTAAATCACCTACACCTAAAAAACCGtacccaaaagaaatgggacactTCAAgtggggcggagggagtattttttatttatttttagatacaAGTAAAGGACATATTAATAGCAACCCCAGCACTTGGCAAAGAATCTGACAGAAATTCAACTTAAAGGTCATCCCCTTCAGGGACACCAAGCCGTGAACCTCCCTTGTGTAGGAGTAAGAGGTGAGGTCTAGGGTTCAaagttcaaaccccactgttGTCTAGGGATGTAAACGaaccgaatcgaatcgaatatcattgGATTCGATTCATATTCATAAAAGTAATTGCATATTCGAATCAACATTCGAATATCTTTCGAATCATATTTTACTAttcgtattcgattcgtatACTGATTcgcgaatactcgaatcgaatcgaatattcgtttcatttttttacaAGTGTACGTTATACAATTTAAAtcgaatattttattcaaaaatttCTACTATTTAGTTTAATTCGAATATATTCAATTCgcgattttaataaaaaaaatctaaaataatatttcaaataatatgGAGATCACGCACATTATATTTacttaaaaattcaataatatatGCTAAAAATATATTCTTCTGTTTCAAAATCCAACTCTCAAACTATAATCCAAGCCTAATATTCAAAAGTTTGGATAGCATAAGTAAGCATTTGAATAAAACAAACATCAATAACAACTCTTATATAACACTTCAATAAATAGAAGTACGTCATAGCACTTCAATGAACTAGAATTGTTTGAATAAATAAAGCAAGCATGCGAATGCTATCAACAGTGCTATTATTATaattcacttttattttaataaatattactagtattttttatttattttactttaaatctattttattatttacttttggtgtatatatatatatatatatatatatatatatatatatatcaaatattttcgaataccgaatcgaatATCGTGATTCTCGAATCATATTCGATAACTAAACGAATcacaaaaaatatttgtattcgTATTCGAATCATAAAAGTTCATATTCGAATATCAAAAATTCGAatcgaataccgaatcgaaccaaaattatttgattcatttacatCCCTACTGTTGTCCCCTCCCTCATCTCAATTCTTAAGTCAAAGGtcaacatcaacaacaacaaaaatagTGAACTGCagattttaagtttttaacaaATACTGCTAAGTTCTTATATTGAATTTTAATGGCATTATTTGTCCCAATATAATATGTTTCAAAATCCATACTCAGGAAAAGACACAAaaagaacaataaaaaaagTTCCTGCATGCCGCCCAACAATACCCATTCAAAACCCAAACTCAGAAAGACACGAATAGAAGAGTTGCTATTCAATGAAGGTGATTAGGTTACAGACACCAACATTTGAAAGAATTAAGTGAACTTACAGTTGAACTTCTTTTTTGATATCTTGCCATCATTAAGCGTATACAAAAAATTCTTGACAGTTTCAGCATTGAAGCGAGCAGTATACTGCAGTCAAAGAAGCGAAATACAGAATGACAAAGTCAAGCATTTTCCTTTCTTAAGGACagaagaatgtagtaactttgttACCTGAACAACGACAACATAGTACTTGGAGTAGTTTCGATTGCTGCAATCAGTTACATCTGTTGGGGCTTGAGTATTGACCTATATGAAAGAAAATGATTTTCTATTCAAAGAAGTTTCCATGATGGAGTAAAAGAGCAAAATCATTTTGATCTAAGAACTACTTCCAATGAGACAGTAAATCTAATTGGCTTTTCATGCAAGAATAAAAGTTGGGTAGGCTGGAGGCTGGAGCAGCGGTTCttatgtttatatatttatgttaaagGCAGTTTTATATTTTGTTCTCATAATGCAAAACTATGCGTCGTAGTGTGTGGATATAAAACCCATAATCAGAACAAGTAAAATTGTGTTGGCGCCAGTGGCCCAGTATAATATCAAAATCAatagaaaacaaataaacaaaaaacgGGAAGTCAGTTTTCCTTAGTGGAGAAACTGAAAATGCTGATAGAATATGGTAGTCCGTGCAGTCTCCACACCTCACATTCACAAAGTTCAATTCTGTCAGTTTAAGAATGtgaatattttttgaaatttccaCTCAAATAGCGAGAATTCATCAGTCATGTAAAGACAATGGGACAGAGGAATCATAAAggaagaataaaaattaaaatcatgaACTTCTGAAGTAAAggtatttatttgtttattttcagttgtgtttatcttctttttgttcttttcttttttttccttcctTTTTTAACTTTTCTTCAGAGAAACGGGTCACGAGAACAGACAAATAGTTAATACTCAACATATTGACTGTGAGGATCTAATAGTGATGCCTCACCCACGGTAGAGTAGTTAAATGCTGAAAGTAATTTACTTAGCTGAACGATATAGCAATACCTTATCACATTGATATTTGGGGTTCTCCACTAATCATTTTCTTTATGACCATCTGATAACAGCAGAAGAAGGTGCCTCAAAGAAGGCTTTCTAAGATTATTTTACTTATAAATTGTTCCGAGATTTAGTTTGCTTAATTTAATAATGCTCTGGCTCATGGAATGGGACAAGGTTGTAGGAATATAAGTAGTTAATTATTCAGATGAGGGTTTCTTATCTTGAGAATTATCGTAGGAGAAAGAGAAGCTTTGATGTGGGAAACTTCTGTGTGAAAGAAGGGGTTTCACTGAACCCCATTCTTTAGGTgcttatttcaattcaattgctTTGGTTTATTCAATCTAACTTAACTCTATCACCATATTTAGATATACGGCCAACTATGACTCAAATGTTTTCAAATTATTCCATGTGATTAAGAAGGTAACCAATGTTAGCTTAGTTAGTTCATCCCATGCAACACATGTAATGGCTTGATAAGCTAGATTCATCTCAATTCTCAAGGGTCCCAATACTTACTCAATTGCTTCAGGTTATCAAGTATCTTCTTCAGCATTATCAGTATGCTATATCTGATTTCATGTCTTAGAAAACACTATCCATGTGATGGAAGTTTAACAAAATTTAGATATTTTGTACTATATTTTTTGGCAGCAGAACCTAGAGATGTTGAAAAGATAATACATGGTTACACAAAAATGACATAACAACATAAGTAGTATAATTAACTCTTCTAGAAGATTAATAGCAAATTATATCTATTTTAAACATGAATCTGTGGAAgtgtattttataaaatgacAAAAGCTCATCAAAAGGGAAACTGAGGCTCAAGTTTATCATTTGAAGTTTCAAACATTGACCATTATGCTCATGAGTTTTATGTCCACCTGTACCATTTATAATTCTATGATTTATATCCGCTTACAGATTCATTCCCAACCTCGATAGCACATTTTTTGTTGTGTTAGGCTCTGGGCATTAGCTGGATATCGACTTAGGTCTCCTATACCATGTCCATAACAGCAACCATCAGtggtaaaaattaaataaaaaaatccatGTCCTTGCTGTCTAGTTCATCACTGAAATTTGCACAGAAATGTTTCTTAGCATCTGTATCCTGAAATATAAATGTTTTAAATGAAGAGCTTCTAGTTTATTTGGACTTTGTTCGTACAGGTTGCTTCTTTCAACTAAAGTTAGTAGGTTTAGGCCATCCATGCTAATGTGGTACCACCAAATGGATAAGCTAACAAGGGTACACATCTATCAAGTCATTAAGCGAGTGGATCAGAAAAGCAAATCCAAACCACATTTCCAAACAAAGCCACATTCAAATTACTTATATGCTTACCTCACACTTATTGCTACCAAAGACTTACATCTAACAGCATACTATAACATGACCATAGCATCAAATACTCTGTAATTTGAACAATTGAACTTTGCCTTCTATTGATGCACATAAATCTTAACGCAACGAGTCGGATATATTTCTAATCTAGGTAAACATATCAAAAAACCAATCTTAGACAACCGAATATGAAGGGAAGCTCAGAAATCGATCTAAAGGCATATTTATGAAAACGAGGGCATGAAATAGGTACCAAAACAATGCTCTTGCAGAGATGGTGAATGGAGGAGGCGCCGAGGACGTCTCGGCGGGCTTCGAGGGTCCAGTCGTAGTAATCGGAGGGGACGCGCTTGAAGGAGAAGTCTCGAACTGCGTTAGCAAGAAGGATGGCGGAGAGGCGGGCTTCAGTGGTGGTAGAGTcatcggagagagagagagagtgggagaAGGATTGGGGTAAGTAAGAGAGCTCAAGGTCCGATATGCGCTGGAGGATTAGAGTTTGCAGTCTCTCTAGCTCCGCCACAGCTCCCATCACTCTTCAGCTGTCTTCCCGGTTCAGGGTGCCTCCAATCATAAGccagtttttagtttttaaaattgtcacatcagtgCCACATCAGCTTTAGAAACCCACCTACTTTTTTCTCTCACAGCTCCTTCAACAATAAACCACTTTCTTACTTTTTCAGGGTCCCACCATTATACAAActccctttatatatatatatatatatatatatatatatatatatatatatatatcccaatTAATTTAGGAAagcattattatttatatattttaattttaaattaatttatatatattaattatctaatttaataaaatcaattaaatttaaaattctaaataataattaaaattacatcaataaaattcatattacattgctaaaattaaaattacattaattgaaactacataaacataataattcAAACTAAAATATTACTTAATTCTAGCCATCTGCGGCATTGATTTGTGCTCAAATATGTTGTGTCAAATCATGTTGAAGTTGGAGATGgacttgtttatttgttaaatcCTTGTGATTTTGGAGATAATTTTCAAATGCTTCCCAATTGTTAGTACCCATTGGTATTGGTTGCTGAGGAGTTGCACCTTCGTCAGACCAGTTGACTGCTTCTTCACCCTCATCctcaatgatcatgttgtgcaaaataATACATGTGAGCATTATATTGCGAATGTCTTCCTTAAAATAAGAGCGTGCGGGATTTCGAACTACTGCCCAACGAGCTTGTAGCACTCCAAACGCTCGATCAACGTCTTTTCTTGCAGCCTCTTGTCTCTGCGCAAATTTTCGTCTGACCGGATCTCCTGGTGCTGGGTAACTCTTGACGAATGAAGCCCAAGTTGGATAAATTTCATCTGTAAGATAGTATCCTTTGTTATACATCCGACCATTCACCGTGAATTGAACTGGTGGGGCATTTCCCTGAAGGAATTGATTAAATAATGGAGATTCATGAAGAAGATTGATATCATTGCTTGCTCCGGCGACGCCAAAGAAAGAATGCCATATCCACAAATCTGCCGATGCCACCGCTTCAAGAACTATTGTAGGAACACCATGATCGCCTCGTGTATAGTATCCTTTGTATGCGACTGGACAATTCCTCCActcccaatgcatgcaatcgaGGCTTCCCAGCATTCCCAAAATTTGAACCACCAGGAGAGTTGAATGGAAATTGTTGGGGAAAATTCGAAGACATTTGGTAGTTGTATGGAAATTGTTGTTGAGGGTAGGACATGTGATGGTATAATGAAATTGGAAAATAGGAACCTTGAATATTTTGGGAGCTTGAATTACTAGAATCGGAATTTTAGGAGCTAGAATCCGCCATTTTACTTGTGAAAATGAAGTGAAcaagataacaaaaaaaaatgaagtattgGAGAGTTGTATGGAAATGAAAGAATGAAATGAGTATATATagaaaattttaagaattaagaCGTTAGAAAAATATTTCcgttacaataataaaaaaaaatagccgTTGTTTCAGTAATTAAAATAGCCGTTCCATAAAATTGAAATACTATTTCCATACTTTAAATTGAAATAGGAAGTGAGAAATGGGTGCAAACAAAAAAATAGGACCCACATCACTTGAATTTCGGCTGAATCACTTGAATTTCGGCTGAAACCATAAGCAATAAAGGTGAAATAGGGCCCCACTTTGTCAGTATAAACTAGCTTCCAGTTCGAAACCAGTTTTTTGCTCAAATTTTAGAAACCAGTTTTTACAATCTCCAATGCTAATTTCCAAAGTTAAAAACTGGAAGAAACTGCCGTTGGAGGCACCCTCAGCGTCGTGTGcctctccccctctctctcctttCTATTACCAATTTAGCGTTACTTTATTTTGGGCTCGAAAATTGTTTTGCTTCTAGAGcctttattataaatttaaacatcAATATGAAAATCTCAAACTAACATAGAAACttcttttataattatttttactttctctttttattctcatttttatctttttttctaatttttttaattaataaaaaaatattcaatatacatatcaCATTAAAGATCGTGgcaaaagctttaatttgatatataatatgtaaataatagatttaaattaataaattcataCAAGCTAgaagtttaaaaataaaacatttttcttttatctctctcattttttacacaatataattttaaatagactttttttttttcaatagatttgcaatcatcatcatcattatataATACGGTTTGGGATTTGTGGCCTCCCACTGATTCTAGGTCCCACGTGACATCATGAAGGAGCTTTATTTCAAATCCCTACAATTGTAAAGCTTCTAGCTTTAAAATATATATCGTGCGTGGCAAATTAATTCCACATGCAAAGTTTATCCTTAGTTCTTTAATTGGTTAAATTCACTTGGTTTTtacattattataaatttataatgattAATATTCTTCTCTCATGCAACATAAATTTTTGGGCTTTCAACAGTGAAAATCACATCAGCAAACCTGATGGTATGATATATTTGGATTGATTATATTTGAATCATGCAAAATAAAGAAGATCTTAGTGTGACATTTTCCTAATGTGTAATGTATGATTTTAACATGTACCTATTTGACTCTCACGAACATTTCGAATTTATAGAGAATAGTATTcatgttattatttatttatgcaaTGATGCGACAtaggagtattattattattattattattatatttattattattattattattattattattattattattattattattattattattattattattattattattaatgaggATGTTTTGTTTTGGTATTATTATTAGCTATATATgattaaaaatgtcatttttcaATGTTGCACATGACGCTAATTTGTGCATTtagattataaaattataattaacttCATTGTTGTTGTTGATTTGTTAAATCGACacacgcatatatatatatacatatatatatatatatatatatatatatatatatatatagttacatattaatattattaagaGCTTATTAATATACataatgtttaatatttattatgtgggttattagcctgtaaatacacgaactttttatattttttgaaatttaacatgacttttagtTTTAGTccacaaatacatgaacttagcattttttctgatttttgacatcgacaagaaaaaattctaatttactattaacgtgaaggtcggtataccatgtcattcactctctaatcaaaataatgaatcaaattactctattcaagtgcatatttcatagtccacgtcatgtattccagcctccacctcaacaataaatagaattttttcatgtcgatgtcaaaaatcagaaaaaatgctaagttcgtgtatttgtgggttaaaaataaaagtcatgtttaatttcagaaaatataaaaagttcgtatatttacaggctaataacccttaTTATGTTGTAGAATTTCAAATGGATTATTGTGGTGGTAATAAACATCAAATAATCGGCACGATGAATGGAAATGGTAAACAGAGAATTGTTTCTTATGATCCAAATACGACAACTATTAATGAAAACAATGGTAATTAATTATTCCTACTATTACTGGTTTagcatataatattttttaatattattctCTATTAATACAACTCAATATGATGTCACAAACCCACGATATCTATCTTGGCCTGCTCGACAAATAAGACGTAGTATTTTGACAATAAAAAGAAATCGAACTCACTTTAAAAACGCATCCTACGAAGCTAGGTAGAGAAGGCATAAATATGAAAACtaggggtgtgcagcgggtTGGACCCGGACCGACATGCTGGGTTTGTTGACCCGAAAATTTCAGAAAAATGGACCGACCCAAACCGAAACTTTCGTGCGGGCCGACCCGGGACCGGACCGAACCTGAGCAACGGGTCCAGTTCGGTTCGGATCAGACCCGCTAataacct
This window encodes:
- the LOC131024986 gene encoding uncharacterized protein LOC131024986, translated to MGAVAELERLQTLILQRISDLELSYLPQSFSHSLSLSDDSTTTEARLSAILLANAVRDFSFKRVPSDYYDWTLEARRDVLGASSIHHLCKSIVLVNTQAPTDVTDCSNRNYSKYYVVVVQYTARFNAETVKNFLYTLNDGKISKKKFNLRLAPEETSMKLTGYEHNGVTCIGMKTDIPVILDEAIVKLNPDFFWLGGGEIDLKLGIKTSEFINYIKPFIINCSST